A section of the Ovis canadensis isolate MfBH-ARS-UI-01 breed Bighorn chromosome 1, ARS-UI_OviCan_v2, whole genome shotgun sequence genome encodes:
- the LOC138427810 gene encoding uncharacterized protein has protein sequence MRMTSPSSQHPGASRQEVKAAGHFWPPTATPPALRDAPRARGGRERVRGPRGPRGGLAAEASPSDDSCGANRGREPRRRSRPAPKPRRQNRNPKPRKRNETRPGPACRRRRRRRRCRASKPSGERWPPPPAPAPPRPQAAAPGRRAAPAHRRPPHPPPSASLARLPALLGHGPLHPSRLLTALRRIPLGGCVAILSELQSQDRPQPQSDWEVAAERPPTSGAGRAWLTPPPDFRLPAPCSWERRAA, from the exons ATGAGGATGACGAGTCCCAGCTCGCAGCACCCCGGGGCCAGCCGCCAGGAGGTCAAGGCCGCGGGGCATTTCTGGCCGCCGACGGCCACTCCCCCAGCACTCCGGGACGCTCCGAGGGCCCGCGGAGGCCGGGAAAGGGTCAGGGGCCCCCGCGGGCCGAGGGGCGGGCTGGCCGCCGAGGCCTCGCCCTCGGACGACAGCTGCGGGGCAAACCGGGGGAGGGAGCCAAGGAGGAGGAGCCGCCCCGCCCCGAAGCCGCGGAGGCAAAACAGAAACCCAAAGCCCAGGAAACGAAACGAGACACGGCCCGGCCCtgcctgccgccgccgccgccgccgccgccgctgccgagCGTCTAAGCCGTCGGGAGAGAGATGGCCGCCGCCGCCTGCCCCGGCCCCGCCGCGGCCCCAAGCCGCCGCGCCGGGCCGACGAGCCGCCCCCGCCCACCGccggcctccccacccccccccgagCGCCTCGCTTGCCCGCCTGCCCGCCCTCCTGGGACACGGCCCGCTCCACCCCTCGCGGCTGCTCACCGCGCTGAGGCGGATCCCGCTGGGTGGCTGCGTCGCCATCTTGAGCGAGTTACAAAGCCAGGACCGGCCTCAGCCGCAATCAGACTGGGAGGTGGCTGCGGAGCGCCCGCCTACTTCCGGGGCGGGGCGCGCGTGGCTGACCCCGCCCCCCGACTTCCGCCTCCCGGCCCCTTGTAGTTGGGAGCGTAGGGCAG CTTGA